The DNA sequence aaaaatctatttttctctttcccttGAATGAAACATATTGTTTATTGATCAAACTTTGTCTCTGTGGCTCAACCTCTCTGGATTTGACATCATCTGGATCCTGACGTCCCGCGTACGGAGCCTTTCATCTCCATCCCGATGGATTGGTGGAATGATTCATTTCACGGGCAAGATTCTGGGTACGCAGCAATACAACATGTATCACGTAGCACCCTTGCGCCTGACACAACATctaaacaacaaaatctctGTCTGTTTCCAATTCCAGGTTCTATCGTTCTGTTCATCAATCatcattttctatatttattttagagtttagtttatttagatttatttaatatttagttaatttttttattttgattatttacaaaagaaaatgtcaACTAGAAAGTATGAATCTGGttatgaaaaattgaagaaaaaatgaaaagttgaaAAGTTAATTGAATCTCAACGTGGTGCCcttgaaattaaaattgcttaaatcatatctaaaatCAACAATGTTACAAGATAGATTGAATTagttattttatctattaaaaGTGAAGTGTTAGAATTGCTTGATTATAAAActctgataaataatttttctgttaaaaaagctagaagattaatataaaaattgatattttatataatatactaagtctctttaaaattcttgtaaaaaaagaCCCCTTTAACATTTTCGTCTTAGCCTCCAAAACATCTGTACACGGTCctgcttatattttaattaatcaatatgaCAAAGTCCAAGGTAGACTTCAACAATCcttaacaaaatatcattaggTAGCTACATGCATGGAGTGTTCGGTTAACCAACCTGCGATGATATTTGAATCCCAATTCGGATGTGTACGGTTAACCAGTACTACAtgcatttcaaattttcaaaatacacGTACTTTAACACGAATATGAGAAGTAATTATTGCATTCCATGGATCTTCGAACTCATTTATACGAGATTGTAATAAGACATGGACTAGATTTACTCCGAACATTAATATCACTGTGGAATCAAATCAACTATCCTTTTAGTAAGTCGCGTTACTGGTTCTTCCAATTAACAAGAACACACTATAACGAACGAAAATGGCAACTGagaattttgaatgattattattattatttttaacgtgtgaattttcaatttaaatgacaaaatgCGAGATATAAATTCTAAATTGTTGATTTCAATCCTATAATCAAGCATATTCAGTATGTTCTTAATTGCTTTGAATTCAGATACCAAACAATTAAAGCATGATTTAGAAAAGGCCTTAAAGTTATATTGATTACTCCTAGAAGCGCATGTATATACAAAATACAGCTGGGAAACATATTAACTCATTAATATTTGGACTGAAATCACCTATTTTCCTATTTACTTTCTTGTTGTCAGGAGGATTTGAAATGCAAGATCTAAAAACATATCTTTTCGTGACATCAGTAGTAAATACTATATGGTTTGAGACTTCGGCTAGGTCTCTTGATAGAgatcaatcatttttttctagatgcattgatatttcttttttttcattctagtTATTGACACAGAAAGGGGTGAAGAAGATTATAGATCAaattaagtattaaatatatgtaattaatatgtaattaatctcctcttctttattttttttgtcttttaattcttcttcttttttaattgtaatagaTTAAGttaggaaagagaaaaataagggTTAATTTGATCTCATTGAAATtcagaattattattattattttacacaaGAAAAATTGCATTTATTCGATTCATCTAAAGGAGATTCAGTTTAGTGAAAGATCTTGAGCTAGAATTGGTCTGCGATGGTGATTCTAGTGGTAGAACATGACGACAGCGAGGGGATTGCACGGTGGCATTGGGGTGTCTGCATAGACTTCAACATTGAAGTTAGTAAGAGCTCAAAGTGGAGTTAATTGAGTAAAGTTATTTACAATACAAACGTTTAGTGGTTTTATACCATTTTTATGGCAAGAAAATTAGCTATCCAACTGTCATGACATGGGATACGTACCCAAAAGGGGGGTCCCATGTGTCCAACATGAGTATCTTCTCTGTTCAGTCGAAGAAGCTTGTCATTTTGAACCGAGTTCTAGTGTTCTCAATAGTAATCAATCTGGATGGAGACGAGTGTTGGATCGAGCACTTACCATTAGGCCAAAAGCTATAGCTAATAGTTAGGGCATAACTCTTTATGCTTAAGAGCACAATAGCCCATGCACCACAAGTTGATTTTGACATGATCCACCTGAGCCTCCACCACGGGACAATTGATGCTACGACCCAACAAACAATCTCCCCTTCAGCAATTGCCCGCTGGGAATCAAATTGTGACCTTGCCTTTAATACCAATTGTTGGATCGAGTACTTACCACTAGGACAAAAGTTATAGCTAATAGTCAAGGTACAACTCTTTCTACTTAAGAACATAACAACCCAAGCGCCACAAGTTGACAGTGACTTGACCCACCTGGGCCTCCGCCACGAGACAATTGATGCCACAACTTGACAAACAACGAGCACTAGATTTTTATGGTATGAATTATGTGAGTGTCTCTATTTGCATTGCCCCAAGATTCCACTTGCAGAACAATTGCCCCCAAGTTGATGACATATGCGTTTGGAACGACCTGACAGATAGTCATAACTTGGTTTTGTTTGATACCAAGATTCCATTTCCAAAACAGTGCTATGGTAGGAACAAGTAATCTCTATCAAAATTCATTTATATGttcaatattttaagaattaatatttactttttaaaaagagTTTCGGTCTATGTCATTGTTCATGCATTTGGTGCCTTATGGTTTTCCCTAATGAATagaatttctaataaaaaacaaatatcttttttattctttatttttcatgtttttctattttggtacaaaaacttattttgattttttatgttttcaaaaaaaattattttggtcaTTTCATCAATTTTCATTGATAtagacaaattttaaaataactaacttTATATAGCTAGTAATGGCTAACAATCACCACTATGTGtaatactattttaaaaattataaatcaacatgaagaacaATTATACCCAAATCAGATCACAACATGGGAAAATCAAAATCCAAATTACAAATCcaaattcaaatcatcaaaatcTTAAACTAGATCTCAGGTTCAAATGAAAACcacaaatcaaaattttatatcaatcCAAAACATGACCCAAATCACAACCCTAGATCAAAATCATAATGAAGAAAATAGATCAACACTAGGAGGCCATAAAACTCGCGAAAATCATGCTTGCACTGAAGCAACACTAGGATTTAATTAGTCTCTAGAAATGAAATCTGTGAGATAGATGCACAATCGACAAATTTCATCAccattcaaggttcaagagcgAACATTGGTCTTTCTTCTTGATGCTTTTTTTGGCGACAAAGGAACCGAGGAGGTTGAACAGTGGAGGTGGAGGAGAGACACAAACAAAATACATAGTCACAACACACGATGACAACAAGGTTGAGGATGCAAATAATAATACATAGGATAGAAGGAGGTATTGATTTTAGAGAGGtagaaaagggaaaggaaaaatTTGTCGTGTCTTAAGAGGCGGGATTTGCAGAGACAATAGAAGGTAATGACAACCATGGAAGAAAATGATGAGTATGACATGAGAATTAAGGACTTACAGTGAGTGAGAAACCCTAAAAGATGCTAGGTTTCAAAGACAcaaatgaaatttgaaatgtaaaaatatacaaatattaattatatacattaatttgctcatagtgataatttttagttacaattacattaaaatttaaaatactgcCAATGTTAACAGAAAATGGACATAAGgatcaaaataaaagttttcgtaagcataaaaaattaaaatgaatcttttgaaacataaaagaccaaaatagaaaaattaaatatgaaaacataaaagactaaaataatgttttagtcATAAAAAATCTTACTAATAAGGtctaattaactaatttattagaattaaaaaaatttgttaatttagttgaaaacataaaatttgtcccaaattaatatttgtttccaAAACTATCATTGTGAGCAAAACTACATATATTAATGAGTTATATTTCTCTTACTATCACGTTATTCAAAAAATGACTTTAATGAAggatacttttataaaaaaaaataattaatgtggtaaatattttagattaaatcttacaaaaaaacatcaaattaaagttttaatttgaacCGTATAATAGAAAAATGCGATACTATTTGTTAAGAAATCaatcaatatctttttttttctgtaaaagaaaaagaaatcaatcaatactcatattttattattagaaatCATGCTGAGATActgataataatttttacaaaattttcttacttttaatttttaaaataatgtcttAAAGGTTTTGTTAGTTAGcattctttaattaaaaaaatatgccgTTAAAAcaactttctctttcttttaaaaaagtattccCCCAACCCCCCACCCCACctgttttatttacttttattatttccCAATgtgtcagtttttttttttttactattaataaaGGGACATGAAAGGAACATATAATGGAAGGTGACTTAGTTCTAATAATGTTCAATTTGCTATTTGAGAAAAGGCGCCACAATTTTAAGTTCAGAGCATTGTAACAAAGTGCGTTTTACGATATTCATAGAAAGCCTATCAATGAGAAATATAGCATATAATGTTGATCTAGAAACATATATACGTGTTTCAATCGTTTATACGTATACGTGTTCTTTGGCTAATTGATATAACATATAATGTTGAGCTAGAAACATATATACGTATTAATCAgttatcgaaaaaaaaaatataactattaatcatctttacatattattattactactatttAAGAGCTAGCATATTCAATACACGTACTCACATAATAAATGACATGTACATTCGTAAACCTTTTGGGTACAAGCCTGTATGGAGCAAAAGTCAGTGTGTACGTACCTTAGAGATCCTTTCGTCTCAATCTCTCATATCCTAGCTTCCATAACGTAAACCCTTATGTAGTTGAAAAATAAGCCAAATCCAAAATCCAAAGCCATTTCCATTTCTTTGTCTATAAATACACAAACCCACATGGCATTCCCCCTATCAATTCCACACCAAGCTTgttattaattaactatatagCCATTTTCATCAAACGGCATTCAACACCTTTCAAAGAGCATCAATTCCCACTTACACACAAAGGGAAATTAAAGTAACAATGGCCCTCCAAAGGCATCACCTCTCGTTACTTTTTatcatgttttcttttgttgcTTGTCATAGCACCGTGCTATTTGATGATGGTAGTACGTTCAAGGACTTTATCAAACAAAAGAGTACAGATGTTTTGAGCTTAAAGAAATTTGTCAAGTTGGGTGACATTTCTTCTTCGCTTAAAACGGTTAACGTCAATGATTATGGAGCTCGTGGAGATGGCAAAACTGATGACACTCAGGTACATATTTTTGCCAAGACCAAATTAATGTCACATGCATATTATCATTGACACTTCATTAAAATGTAAGTATAGTttttgtctaataaaaatgtgtTAGTATGGTAAgccctaaaatattttttttagtctttgcaatttaatttcttGCAAAAGTTTAGTTGGcgcagttttttttaaaaaaaaaaaaatcaacgtaAATAATGTGGAAAGAATGATAATGTTTAAACTATATTAATAATGTTTCAGGCATTCAATGACGCTTGGGAAGTAGCATGTTCTTCTGGGGGTGCAGTTCTTCTGGTGCCTGAGAATAATTATCTACTCAAGCCATTCAGATTTTCTGGCCCTTGCAGATCCAACATCGAAGTCCAGGTTATAGTTTGGAACAAATTAAATTTGCtagttcaaatatttttaaaaattgaattataaacATTGAAGAGATCTTCAATTGTTCGATATCTGTATATATGAATTTGGGATgatttttcattgttttgtttttcagatttctGGAACCATTGAAGCATCAGAAAACCTATCAGATTACAGCGAAGATCTCACTCACTGGCTTACTTTCGACAGTGTTGAGAAACTATCAGTTAAAGGTGGTGGTACCATCCATGGAAATGGGAACATATGGTGGCAAAACTCATGCAAAGTGAACGAAAAGCTTGTAAGATATTAGAAAACTacaatactatatatatatatatatatatatatatatatatatatatacacacacacacacatctgTTTGATTGATTTATAATACATAAATCTTATTCAAATGCTAATTATTCAATGTATCTTTCTGTCTTTGCAGCCTTGCAAGGATGCCCCTACGGTATGTATCTATAGCTCTCTCAATAGTATAATTTGGATTCAAATTTAAGGGGaccttatttaagaaaaaataataatttaagggGGGCCTTGCCAAgtggataaaaaatttatatctatttaGTTTTAAACATTAATAAGTGGGGCcttattaatatttatgaagAGATAGAGACGAAATTTCTGTACAAAAAAGTcatgtgaaaatttaaaataaaattaaagatccattgtcaaatcaatatcatgttGAAATATTAATTGCGTCTATTTCTTCTTTCATAAATACTTcctctagtattttttttttatagaaatatgTTCTAGAAATTTgccttaattaaaaattgagaaCCTTTTGAAATTGTATCTTGCattaatctttttatataaaaatactcTCAATTACtccaacatatttttttctagtCAAGAAACAATATGATAAGTTAATTTCCTTGACGACTCTCTCTCACACGAGGATAGGAAAAAATCATTAGGAAGAATTACTTATCTCAttcattttgtcttttattttttatagaatacaaaagttagttgtcaagttttgatgttttaattaattaattaaacggaaatatttttttctttttcaattaaatggaaatatattaaaaaaacagggataattatacaaaaatgatACAATTGTTGATACATTTAGTGTAactaattaaaccaattttatataaaactggaaaaaatattatattagccTTTCTTACTAGTTTTATCTCACTTGAATGAAATTATGTCcaataaataatacatattatttttttaaaatattacaagtCTCACATTTAATgattcttataaatataaaatttcagtATATCTTTATCAAAGGTTGAATTTGTCAGAAGATCCATTCCATGATGTAACCTTCATTTTTTGATTGTATCTCTTAATTGCAGGCATTGACTTTCTACAAGTGCAACGATTTGACAGTGGAGGATTTGACGATAAAAAATGGCCAAAAGATGCAAGTTTCATTCCAAGACTCTGAGAATGTTAAAGTTTCCGGTCTCACTGTGACAGCACCGGGGGATAGCCCAAACACTGATGGAATTCATGTCACAAACACCCAAAACATTCAAATCTCAAGCTCCGTTATAGGAACTGGTACTTATTCTTAATTGatgttttgtattttcaaaacaataaaaatgattaaacattgaatttttttcatgttaatttttatgttacttttttgtttcaatacattGTAGGTGATGATTGTATATCGATTGTAAGTGGATCCAAGGATGTACTAGCCACAGACATA is a window from the Glycine max cultivar Williams 82 chromosome 2, Glycine_max_v4.0, whole genome shotgun sequence genome containing:
- the LOC100816917 gene encoding polygalacturonase; its protein translation is MALQRHHLSLLFIMFSFVACHSTVLFDDGSTFKDFIKQKSTDVLSLKKFVKLGDISSSLKTVNVNDYGARGDGKTDDTQAFNDAWEVACSSGGAVLLVPENNYLLKPFRFSGPCRSNIEVQISGTIEASENLSDYSEDLTHWLTFDSVEKLSVKGGGTIHGNGNIWWQNSCKVNEKLPCKDAPTALTFYKCNDLTVEDLTIKNGQKMQVSFQDSENVKVSGLTVTAPGDSPNTDGIHVTNTQNIQISSSVIGTGDDCISIVSGSKDVLATDIICGPGHGISIGSLGAGGSKDFVSGITVKGAMLSGTTNGLRIKTWQGGSGSASNIQFQNIQMDNVTNPIIIDQNYCDQETPCEEQKSAVQIRNVMYQNIKGTSASDVGVQFDCSNNFPCQGIVLQNIDLQLEGGGGAKASCNSVELSYRGDVIPLCP